GTAGAGATTCCCCAAAATTCTGTCGTTCGTAAGCAGAAGTTATTGCTTAAGAAGGAGAAAGATCTTCTGAGGCACGAAGAAGACAAAAGACGATGGCTGAAAAGGATATTCAAATGGGAATAGTTACCTAAAACCTGCGTGAAAAATGCTATTTTTCACGCAGGTTTTAGGTAACTATGTTCCTTCCCTGGGAAAATTCCTTTTTCAACCTCTTCTTTATAATTTTCAAAAGCCTTTTTCATCGCATCCGAAAGACAGGCATAGCGTTTGACGAATTTGGGTTGAAATTGAGTATAAAGCCCAAGTAAATCATGACTCACCAAAATTTGTCCATCACAATGAATTCCCGCTCCAATTCCAATCGTGGGAATCTTAAGCTTGGCCGTGACCTCTTCTGCAAGAGGAGAGGGAATACATTCTAGAACAATACCTAAAGCGCCCGCTTCCTCCAAAGCCAAAGCATCTTCCAGAATTTCTGTTTTTAGAGAAGCGCTCTTACCCTGAACATGATAACCACTGTAAGTCAGGACATGAGTAGGAGTCATTCCAATGTGGCCAAGAACAGGAATTCCAAGACCCACTAATTTTTTTGTGAAAGGGGCCATTGACTTTCCCCCTTCTATCTTGACTGCTTGAACATTTGCTTCCTGGATCAAGCGACCCGCATTGCGAAGAGTTTCTTCTTCTGTAATGCCATAAGACAAAAAGGGCATATCGGCTACCACCATCGAGCGTTCCACGGCTCGAGTCACCGCAAGTGAATGACGAATCATATCTTCCATCGTCACTCTCAAGGTAGTAGAGTCTCCCAGAACGACCATACCCAGGGAATCCCCGACAAGAATAAGATCAATCCCAACTTCATCCAAAATTTCCGCCATGGGAAAATCATAAGCCGTCAGGGCTAGAATTTTTTTTCCTTTTTGTTTTTTAGACTGAAGAAATTTAGGGGTCACTTTGTCTTTAGACATTTGCCAACTCTTTAATAGGAATAATTTTCTTTACGACAGATTCATCCTTTAAATGGATCAATAATTCCCGCATGGTTTTCCCGATGACCGGATGAATCAAGTTTTCATCTAACTCACAAAGAGGTTCCAAGACAAATCTTCTTTCGTGCATGCGAGCATGAGGAAGATGCATCAACTCCTCTTCAATCACAGTTTGTCCATAAAGCAGTAAATCAATATCCAAAGTTCGAGCACGTCCCCGTTCAGGAATTACCCGGCCCAAAGAGGCCTGAATATTTAAAAGCTTATGCAAAAGATAAAGATGATCCAGACTCGAGTCAATCTCTAACACAGCATTATAGAACCATTCACCTTCGCAGGCCACGGGTTCTGTTTCATAAATACTTGAGAGCCTTAGAACTTGCACTTGAGGCAAAAGACTGATCTGGCTAATGGCCTGTTTTAAAAACCCCAGGCGATCTCCAATATTTGATCCTAAACCGATATAGGCTTTCATTCTTAAAATTTCCTAATTTCTACCGACCACCCTCTTTTCCAATCTTAAAACCGCTTCGCGGATTCTTTCAACAGGCAAAGTAATGGAGAATCGAATATAGCCTTCTCCGCTCGAACCAAAACCAACGCCAGGAGTGACCACTAAACCTAATTCCTCGAGAAGCTGAAGTGCCATACCCTTCGATGTCAAACCACTCGGCACCGAAGCCCAGATATAAAAAGAGGCGTCTGGATTTTTGACTTTCCAGCCTGCACTGCGAAGCCCTTTCACCAAAACATCTCTTCTCTCACGATAAATTTCTAAAAGATGCTGCAACTCTTGATCAGGAAGACGAAGCGCTTCCACCCCCGCCCATTGAATGGCATAAAAAATTCCTGAATCCAAATTCGATTTGACCTTTGCAAGTCCTTTCAAAATTTCAGCATTCCCAACTGCAAAACCGATTCTCCACCCTGTCATGTTAAATGTTTTGGAAAGAGAATGAAATTCAATTCCAATGTCTTTGGCTCCTGGAACCTCCAAAAAACTGTGAGGTTTCTCCCCATAATAGATTTCAGTATAAGCCGCATCATGGCAAACAAAAATATGATTTTTCTTCGCAAATTGAAATGCTTCATCATAAAAGGAAAGATTGGCCGTCGCCCCGGTTGGATTGTTGGGATAGTTAATGAACATCAACTTCGCCTTTGAAAGGTCATTTTTTGAAAGAAGAGAAAAATCAGGTAAATAATTATTTTTTTCCAAGAGGCTCATATAAATGGGTTCACCCCCTGCAAACCAAGTCCCCGCCTGATACACGGGATAGCCCGGTTCAGGAACAAGAACACGATTGCCTTGATTAATGAAAGCCAGTGGAATATGACCTATCCCCTCTTTAGATCCAATGAGAGGAAGGACTTCTGTATTCGGATCAAGATGGATCTGAAAACGCCGCTCATACCACTCAGAAATGGCCTTACGAAATTCGGGAAGCCCCGCGTCTAAAGCATAACGATGGTTCTTAGGCTCTTGAGCCGCTTCTGAAAGTCGATCAATGATGGGTTGAGGGGTCGCAATATCAGGATCCCCAATCCCCATATCAATAATGTCTTTTCCTTCTGAAAGCGCCTTTCTCTTCGCTCGATCAATTTCCACGAAAAGATAGGGGGGAAGTTTTGTGAGTCGATCTGCATATGTAAAATTCATTTTATTCTCCAGCATGAAAATCCAAATATCAGTCATGAAAATAGAGACGTTGTTACTGGCTATTCCCCTCCTTTGTACCCCAAAGGGGAGGAACTCAATTTTCATCCACTTGGGTGGACTGAAAGTTCATGATGACAAATATCAAAAATCAAAATGACAAATTAAAATCTAAAATGTCTCCCTTGCAATTGCATTAGAAATTTTGATTTTTAGGTTGTCATTTTGCATTTTGATGTTTGATATTTGATATTTGATTTATCTCAACCCCAACACATCCTGCATATCATATAACCCAGCCTTTGCCTTAACCACAAATTGAGCGGCCCGCAATGCACCCTTGGCAAAGGGCTCTCGACTGTGAGCCCGATGAATCAACTCTAAACGTTCACCGGAACCTGCAAATAAAATAGTATGATCGCCCACAATGTCTCCGGCTCGAACAGCGAAAACCCCAATCTCATTTTTTTTGCGTTCCCCCACCATTCCAGACCTGCCTGACACAACATCTCCATCCAAATCCCGGCCTAAAGCCTCAGCAAGAACTTTTAAAATTCCCTTGGCTGTTCCGCTCGGGGCATCTTTCTTGAGTCGATGATGAGCCTCTATAATTTCTATGTCATAATCTTTCAAAAGGGGAGCCGCCTCTTCCACTAATTTAAAAAGCAAATTTACTCCCACGCTCATATTGGGCGCTTTGACACAAGCAAATTTTTTTGAAAAATCGTGGATTTTTTTTTCTTCCTCGGTCTTAAATCCAGTGGTTCCCACGACAAGAGGAATTTTCTTTTTCTCAACTATTTTCAAAAGCTGTAAGGTTGCCTCTGGGCTTGAAAAATCAATCACCACTTGCGCATTTTTCAAGATCTCTTCACCGTCGCTTAAAAATTTTACACCCAAAGGTCCTCTTCCCAACACTGTTCCAACGTCTTCTCCCAAAAGGGAACTCCCCTCTCGTTCCAAAGCCCCTACCAGTTGAAAAGTCGGGTCTTCAAGGGAGTTTAAAATAATCTGGCGTCCCATTCTGCCAGAAGCACCATTCATCACGAACTTTATTTTTTGATCCATGGTTTTATCCGAAAATCAACCTGTTGACCGGTTCGCTAGTGTAGTGCGTCTAACGCTTCTTTACTTTTGAGATCTTTTCCAGGATGCGTTCTACCGAAGCGCTCCAGATAAAGATCTTTGGGTTTTGATTGTGATTTTCAATGTATTGATTGATTGCTTGGATGAGCACAGGGACATTATAAAAAGATCCACGGCGTATTCTTTTGTCGGTGATCTCCCGAAACCAGCGTTCCACCATGTTAAGCCAGGAACTTGATGTAGGAATAAAATGTAAATGAAAGCGAGGGTGACGCCTGATCCAGGATTTTACGCCGTCGTGTTTATGGGTGCTGTAGTTGTCGATGATTAGATGAAGATCCAATTCATGAGAAGTTTCTTCATCAATATGCTTCAGAAAGCGAATGAACTCCTGATGCCGGTGTCTCGGCATGCAGTCACCGATGACTTTGCCGTCCAGCATGGAGAGAGCCGCAAAGAGAGTCGTTGTCCCGTGACGCTTATAGTCATGGGTTTGTTTAGCCGGAATACCCGGTCTCATGGCGAACATGGGTTGTGAACGTTCAAGCGCCTGAATCTGACTTTTCTCGTCAAAACACAGAACCAAAGCCTTATCAGGTGGATTCAGATACAGGCCTACAACGTCATGTAGCTTTTCAATAAAGTGTTTGTCGTTGCTAAGTTTGAAAGTTTCAATGAGATGAGGTTTTAGATTATGCTGCTTCCAGATGCGGCGCACAGTAGCTTCGCTTAAGCCCTGGGCCTTTGCCATGCTCCGAGTGCTCCAATGGGTAGCGTTAAGTGGTGTTGAGTGCAGGGTCGCATTAACAACCTCGCGTATTTTACCTTCCGATATCTTTGGGATGCGGCCTGGACGAGGCGCATCTTTTTCAAGGCCAGATAATCTAAGAGATAGAAACCGGTCCCGCCAAAGCTGGACAGTTGGCCGTGAAATGTTCATTTGCAAGGCAATATCCTGGTTCATAACACCCCCTGATGCCATGCGTATAATATTGGCTCGCTGGACAAGCCTTAAAGGCGCGCTTCTTTGGCGAGACCACCCATCCAAGGTGGCTCGCTCTTCGGATGATAACACTATGGGTTCCGCAACACGGCTCATCATTTTTAGGATACCAGAGAAAAGCATATAAGTAAAGTTAATTATGACGCACTACACTAGTTTGCCGGTTCTTTTATCTCTTTAAGCTTTTTGCTTTCGACTCGCTCGAAGCTCGAGGCTAGAAACGCAGCTAGACGCTGGAAGCTAGATGCTAGATGCAAATACGTTACTACTTCCAGCCTCTAGCTTCCAGCCTCCAGCCATTTTTAAACAAGTTTTGCCTTTTTCAATTCTCTCTCCAAAATCTTCCGATTTTCCTCACTCATCTTGACCAAAGGCAAACGAACTTCTTCATGAATCATTCCCATCATTGCCATCGCAGCCTTCACCGGGGAAGGATTGGATTCAAGAAACAGAGCCTTGCACAACGGAAATAATTCTAAATGAATGTCTTTGGCCAATGGAAGTTGCCCGCGGTCCCAGGCATCCATCATATCCTGAACCTTACGGGGTAAAATATTGGCTAAAACAGAAATCACCCCCACCCCTCCAATCGAAAGAACAGGCAGTGTCAAAGAATCATCCCCTGAAATAATGGATATATCACATAGAGAGGCAATATGCGTCATTTGATCTAAATTCCCACTCGACTC
The sequence above is a segment of the Chlamydiota bacterium genome. Coding sequences within it:
- the panB gene encoding 3-methyl-2-oxobutanoate hydroxymethyltransferase, coding for MSKDKVTPKFLQSKKQKGKKILALTAYDFPMAEILDEVGIDLILVGDSLGMVVLGDSTTLRVTMEDMIRHSLAVTRAVERSMVVADMPFLSYGITEEETLRNAGRLIQEANVQAVKIEGGKSMAPFTKKLVGLGIPVLGHIGMTPTHVLTYSGYHVQGKSASLKTEILEDALALEEAGALGIVLECIPSPLAEEVTAKLKIPTIGIGAGIHCDGQILVSHDLLGLYTQFQPKFVKRYACLSDAMKKAFENYKEEVEKGIFPGKEHSYLKPA
- a CDS encoding LL-diaminopimelate aminotransferase; protein product: MNFTYADRLTKLPPYLFVEIDRAKRKALSEGKDIIDMGIGDPDIATPQPIIDRLSEAAQEPKNHRYALDAGLPEFRKAISEWYERRFQIHLDPNTEVLPLIGSKEGIGHIPLAFINQGNRVLVPEPGYPVYQAGTWFAGGEPIYMSLLEKNNYLPDFSLLSKNDLSKAKLMFINYPNNPTGATANLSFYDEAFQFAKKNHIFVCHDAAYTEIYYGEKPHSFLEVPGAKDIGIEFHSLSKTFNMTGWRIGFAVGNAEILKGLAKVKSNLDSGIFYAIQWAGVEALRLPDQELQHLLEIYRERRDVLVKGLRSAGWKVKNPDASFYIWASVPSGLTSKGMALQLLEELGLVVTPGVGFGSSGEGYIRFSITLPVERIREAVLRLEKRVVGRN
- a CDS encoding 4-hydroxy-tetrahydrodipicolinate reductase, with translation MDQKIKFVMNGASGRMGRQIILNSLEDPTFQLVGALEREGSSLLGEDVGTVLGRGPLGVKFLSDGEEILKNAQVVIDFSSPEATLQLLKIVEKKKIPLVVGTTGFKTEEEKKIHDFSKKFACVKAPNMSVGVNLLFKLVEEAAPLLKDYDIEIIEAHHRLKKDAPSGTAKGILKVLAEALGRDLDGDVVSGRSGMVGERKKNEIGVFAVRAGDIVGDHTILFAGSGERLELIHRAHSREPFAKGALRAAQFVVKAKAGLYDMQDVLGLR
- a CDS encoding IS630 family transposase; this encodes MMSRVAEPIVLSSEERATLDGWSRQRSAPLRLVQRANIIRMASGGVMNQDIALQMNISRPTVQLWRDRFLSLRLSGLEKDAPRPGRIPKISEGKIREVVNATLHSTPLNATHWSTRSMAKAQGLSEATVRRIWKQHNLKPHLIETFKLSNDKHFIEKLHDVVGLYLNPPDKALVLCFDEKSQIQALERSQPMFAMRPGIPAKQTHDYKRHGTTTLFAALSMLDGKVIGDCMPRHRHQEFIRFLKHIDEETSHELDLHLIIDNYSTHKHDGVKSWIRRHPRFHLHFIPTSSSWLNMVERWFREITDKRIRRGSFYNVPVLIQAINQYIENHNQNPKIFIWSASVERILEKISKVKKR
- the folK gene encoding 2-amino-4-hydroxy-6-hydroxymethyldihydropteridine diphosphokinase, giving the protein MKAYIGLGSNIGDRLGFLKQAISQISLLPQVQVLRLSSIYETEPVACEGEWFYNAVLEIDSSLDHLYLLHKLLNIQASLGRVIPERGRARTLDIDLLLYGQTVIEEELMHLPHARMHERRFVLEPLCELDENLIHPVIGKTMRELLIHLKDESVVKKIIPIKELANV